One Anguilla rostrata isolate EN2019 chromosome 15, ASM1855537v3, whole genome shotgun sequence genomic window carries:
- the LOC135241413 gene encoding abl interactor 2 isoform X6 — translation MAELQMLLEEEIPAGRRALLDSFTNLERVADYCENNYIQSPDKHRAFEETKNYTTQSLASVAYLINTLANNVLQMLDIQASQLRRMESSINHISQTVDIHKEKVARREIGILTTNKNTSRTHKIIAPANPERPVRYIRKPIDYNVLDDIGHGVKVSTQNMKMGGLPRTTPPTQKPPSPPMSGKGTIGRHSPYRTLEPVRPPVVPNDYVPSPTRSMGPAQQSPVRTASVNQRNRTYSSGSSGGSHPSSRSSSRENSGSGSVGVPIAVPTPSPPSAFPGNAPQFYSMNRPGSRHNSASAGGSLPYRRPPSVTGQPNPPQSQVNGGPYYNQSQAPPPPSILQITPQLPLMGFVARVQETISDAPPPPPPTEEPVFEESPPPPPPPEDYEEEESAVVEYSDPYAEEDPPWAPRTYLEKVVAIYDYARDKEDELSFQEGAIIYVIKKNDDGWYEGVMCGTTGLFPGNYVESIMHYAD, via the exons TCGCCCGATAAGCACAGAGCCTTCGAGGAAACCAAAAACTACACCACGCAGTCCCTGGCCAGCGTGGCCTACCTGATCAACACCTTGGCCAACAATGTCCTGCAGATGCTGGACATCCAGGCGTCCCAGCTGCGCCGCATGGAGTCATCAATCAACCACATCTCTCAG ACAGTGGACATCCACAAGGAGAAGGTGGCTAGGCGGGAGATTGGCATCCTGACCACCAATAAGAACACCTCCCGCACGCACAAGATCATCGCACCAGCCAATCCAGAGAGGCCCGTGCGCTACATTCGCAAGCCCATCGACTACAATGTGCTGGACGACATTGGCCATGGGGTGAAG GTCAGCACTCAGAACATGAAGATGGGCGGTCTCCCGCGCACGACCCCGCCCACCCAGAAGCCGCCTAGCCCGCCCATGTCGGGGAAGGGCACTATTGG gcGGCACTCCCCCTATAGGACCCTTGAGCCAGTGCGCCCCCCTGTGGTCCCTAACGACTATGTCCCCAGCCCCACGCGCAGCATGGGCCCAGCACAGCAGAGCCCCGTGCGCACGGCTTCAGTTAACCAGAGGAACCGCACGTACAG cagtggcagcagtggGGGCAGCCACCCcagcagccgcagcagcagccGAGAGAACAGTGGGAGTGGCAGCGTGGGCGTGCCCATCGCCGTgccaaccccctcccctcccagcgCCTTCCCAG GCAACGCTCCTCAGTTCTACAGCATGAACAGGCCGGGATCCCGACACAACAGCGCCTCGGCGGGGGGGTCCCTGCCGTACCGCCGCCCTCCCTCCGTGACTGGCCAGCCGAACCCGCCCCAAAGTCAGGTCAACGGAGGGCCGTACTACAACCAGAGCCAAG ctcctccgcccccctccatcCTGCAGATCACTCCCCAGCTTCCCCTGATGGGCTTCGTGGCTCGGGTTCAAGAGACCA TCTCAgacgccccgcccccaccgccccccacagAGGAGCCGGTGTTTGAGGAgtcgcccccgccgccccctcctccgGAGGActacgaggaggaggagtcgGCCGTGGTGGAGTACAGCGACCCCTACGCGGAAGAGGACCCCCCCTGGGCGCCACGCACGTACCTGGAGAAAG TGGTGGCCATCTACGACTACGCCAGGGACAAGGAGGACGAGCTCTCCTTCCAGGAGGGCGCCATCATCTACGTGATCAAGAAGAACGACGACGGCTGGTACGAGGGCGTGATGTGCGGCACCACCGGCCTGTTTCCCGGCAACTACGTGGAGTCCATCATGCACTACGCCGACTGA
- the LOC135241413 gene encoding abl interactor 2 isoform X1, giving the protein MAELQMLLEEEIPAGRRALLDSFTNLERVADYCENNYIQSPDKHRAFEETKNYTTQSLASVAYLINTLANNVLQMLDIQASQLRRMESSINHISQTVDIHKEKVARREIGILTTNKNTSRTHKIIAPANPERPVRYIRKPIDYNVLDDIGHGVKWLLRFKVSTQNMKMGGLPRTTPPTQKPPSPPMSGKGTIGRHSPYRTLEPVRPPVVPNDYVPSPTRSMGPAQQSPVRTASVNQRNRTYSSSGSSGGSHPSSRSSSRENSGSGSVGVPIAVPTPSPPSAFPAGAAGTPPAPPNSAPTPPSAAPPVPPNAPPNAPPNPPPPTPDPSPAPPAETPPSSQPPPPATAAAATSGSTTSPTPGNAPQFYSMNRPGSRHNSASAGGSLPYRRPPSVTGQPNPPQSQVNGGPYYNQSQAPPPPSILQITPQLPLMGFVARVQETISDAPPPPPPTEEPVFEESPPPPPPPEDYEEEESAVVEYSDPYAEEDPPWAPRTYLEKVVAIYDYARDKEDELSFQEGAIIYVIKKNDDGWYEGVMCGTTGLFPGNYVESIMHYAD; this is encoded by the exons TCGCCCGATAAGCACAGAGCCTTCGAGGAAACCAAAAACTACACCACGCAGTCCCTGGCCAGCGTGGCCTACCTGATCAACACCTTGGCCAACAATGTCCTGCAGATGCTGGACATCCAGGCGTCCCAGCTGCGCCGCATGGAGTCATCAATCAACCACATCTCTCAG ACAGTGGACATCCACAAGGAGAAGGTGGCTAGGCGGGAGATTGGCATCCTGACCACCAATAAGAACACCTCCCGCACGCACAAGATCATCGCACCAGCCAATCCAGAGAGGCCCGTGCGCTACATTCGCAAGCCCATCGACTACAATGTGCTGGACGACATTGGCCATGGGGTGAAG TGGTTGCTTAGGTTTAAG GTCAGCACTCAGAACATGAAGATGGGCGGTCTCCCGCGCACGACCCCGCCCACCCAGAAGCCGCCTAGCCCGCCCATGTCGGGGAAGGGCACTATTGG gcGGCACTCCCCCTATAGGACCCTTGAGCCAGTGCGCCCCCCTGTGGTCCCTAACGACTATGTCCCCAGCCCCACGCGCAGCATGGGCCCAGCACAGCAGAGCCCCGTGCGCACGGCTTCAGTTAACCAGAGGAACCGCACGTACAG cagcagtggcagcagtggGGGCAGCCACCCcagcagccgcagcagcagccGAGAGAACAGTGGGAGTGGCAGCGTGGGCGTGCCCATCGCCGTgccaaccccctcccctcccagcgCCTTCCCAG CAGGGGCTGCGGGTacccctcctgctccccccaATTCTgctcccactcccccctctgCTGCCCCTCCCGTCCCGCCCAACGCCCCTCCTAACGCTCCACCTAACCCCCCGCctccgacccctgacccctctccggccccgcccgccgagacccccccttcctctcagcccccccctcctgccaccGCCGCTGCCGCCACCTCTGGCAGTACCACCTCCCCCACGCCAG GCAACGCTCCTCAGTTCTACAGCATGAACAGGCCGGGATCCCGACACAACAGCGCCTCGGCGGGGGGGTCCCTGCCGTACCGCCGCCCTCCCTCCGTGACTGGCCAGCCGAACCCGCCCCAAAGTCAGGTCAACGGAGGGCCGTACTACAACCAGAGCCAAG ctcctccgcccccctccatcCTGCAGATCACTCCCCAGCTTCCCCTGATGGGCTTCGTGGCTCGGGTTCAAGAGACCA TCTCAgacgccccgcccccaccgccccccacagAGGAGCCGGTGTTTGAGGAgtcgcccccgccgccccctcctccgGAGGActacgaggaggaggagtcgGCCGTGGTGGAGTACAGCGACCCCTACGCGGAAGAGGACCCCCCCTGGGCGCCACGCACGTACCTGGAGAAAG TGGTGGCCATCTACGACTACGCCAGGGACAAGGAGGACGAGCTCTCCTTCCAGGAGGGCGCCATCATCTACGTGATCAAGAAGAACGACGACGGCTGGTACGAGGGCGTGATGTGCGGCACCACCGGCCTGTTTCCCGGCAACTACGTGGAGTCCATCATGCACTACGCCGACTGA
- the LOC135241413 gene encoding abl interactor 2 isoform X7, with protein MAELQMLLEEEIPAGRRALLDSFTNLERVADYCENNYIQSPDKHRAFEETKNYTTQSLASVAYLINTLANNVLQMLDIQASQLRRMESSINHISQTVDIHKEKVARREIGILTTNKNTSRTHKIIAPANPERPVRYIRKPIDYNVLDDIGHGVKWLLRFKVSTQNMKMGGLPRTTPPTQKPPSPPMSGKGTIGRHSPYRTLEPVRPPVVPNDYVPSPTRSMGPAQQSPVRTASVNQRNRTYSSSGSSGGSHPSSRSSSRENSGSGSVGVPIAVPTPSPPSAFPGNAPQFYSMNRPGSRHNSASAGGSLPYRRPPSVTGQPNPPQSQVNGGPYYNQSQVSDAPPPPPPTEEPVFEESPPPPPPPEDYEEEESAVVEYSDPYAEEDPPWAPRTYLEKVVAIYDYARDKEDELSFQEGAIIYVIKKNDDGWYEGVMCGTTGLFPGNYVESIMHYAD; from the exons TCGCCCGATAAGCACAGAGCCTTCGAGGAAACCAAAAACTACACCACGCAGTCCCTGGCCAGCGTGGCCTACCTGATCAACACCTTGGCCAACAATGTCCTGCAGATGCTGGACATCCAGGCGTCCCAGCTGCGCCGCATGGAGTCATCAATCAACCACATCTCTCAG ACAGTGGACATCCACAAGGAGAAGGTGGCTAGGCGGGAGATTGGCATCCTGACCACCAATAAGAACACCTCCCGCACGCACAAGATCATCGCACCAGCCAATCCAGAGAGGCCCGTGCGCTACATTCGCAAGCCCATCGACTACAATGTGCTGGACGACATTGGCCATGGGGTGAAG TGGTTGCTTAGGTTTAAG GTCAGCACTCAGAACATGAAGATGGGCGGTCTCCCGCGCACGACCCCGCCCACCCAGAAGCCGCCTAGCCCGCCCATGTCGGGGAAGGGCACTATTGG gcGGCACTCCCCCTATAGGACCCTTGAGCCAGTGCGCCCCCCTGTGGTCCCTAACGACTATGTCCCCAGCCCCACGCGCAGCATGGGCCCAGCACAGCAGAGCCCCGTGCGCACGGCTTCAGTTAACCAGAGGAACCGCACGTACAG cagcagtggcagcagtggGGGCAGCCACCCcagcagccgcagcagcagccGAGAGAACAGTGGGAGTGGCAGCGTGGGCGTGCCCATCGCCGTgccaaccccctcccctcccagcgCCTTCCCAG GCAACGCTCCTCAGTTCTACAGCATGAACAGGCCGGGATCCCGACACAACAGCGCCTCGGCGGGGGGGTCCCTGCCGTACCGCCGCCCTCCCTCCGTGACTGGCCAGCCGAACCCGCCCCAAAGTCAGGTCAACGGAGGGCCGTACTACAACCAGAGCCAAG TCTCAgacgccccgcccccaccgccccccacagAGGAGCCGGTGTTTGAGGAgtcgcccccgccgccccctcctccgGAGGActacgaggaggaggagtcgGCCGTGGTGGAGTACAGCGACCCCTACGCGGAAGAGGACCCCCCCTGGGCGCCACGCACGTACCTGGAGAAAG TGGTGGCCATCTACGACTACGCCAGGGACAAGGAGGACGAGCTCTCCTTCCAGGAGGGCGCCATCATCTACGTGATCAAGAAGAACGACGACGGCTGGTACGAGGGCGTGATGTGCGGCACCACCGGCCTGTTTCCCGGCAACTACGTGGAGTCCATCATGCACTACGCCGACTGA
- the LOC135241413 gene encoding abl interactor 2 isoform X9 has product MAELQMLLEEEIPAGRRALLDSFTNLERVADYCENNYIQSPDKHRAFEETKNYTTQSLASVAYLINTLANNVLQMLDIQASQLRRMESSINHISQTVDIHKEKVARREIGILTTNKNTSRTHKIIAPANPERPVRYIRKPIDYNVLDDIGHGVKVSTQNMKMGGLPRTTPPTQKPPSPPMSGKGTIGRHSPYRTLEPVRPPVVPNDYVPSPTRSMGPAQQSPVRTASVNQRNRTYSSSGSSGGSHPSSRSSSRENSGSGSVGVPIAVPTPSPPSAFPGNAPQFYSMNRPGSRHNSASAGGSLPYRRPPSVTGQPNPPQSQVNGGPYYNQSQVSDAPPPPPPTEEPVFEESPPPPPPPEDYEEEESAVVEYSDPYAEEDPPWAPRTYLEKVVAIYDYARDKEDELSFQEGAIIYVIKKNDDGWYEGVMCGTTGLFPGNYVESIMHYAD; this is encoded by the exons TCGCCCGATAAGCACAGAGCCTTCGAGGAAACCAAAAACTACACCACGCAGTCCCTGGCCAGCGTGGCCTACCTGATCAACACCTTGGCCAACAATGTCCTGCAGATGCTGGACATCCAGGCGTCCCAGCTGCGCCGCATGGAGTCATCAATCAACCACATCTCTCAG ACAGTGGACATCCACAAGGAGAAGGTGGCTAGGCGGGAGATTGGCATCCTGACCACCAATAAGAACACCTCCCGCACGCACAAGATCATCGCACCAGCCAATCCAGAGAGGCCCGTGCGCTACATTCGCAAGCCCATCGACTACAATGTGCTGGACGACATTGGCCATGGGGTGAAG GTCAGCACTCAGAACATGAAGATGGGCGGTCTCCCGCGCACGACCCCGCCCACCCAGAAGCCGCCTAGCCCGCCCATGTCGGGGAAGGGCACTATTGG gcGGCACTCCCCCTATAGGACCCTTGAGCCAGTGCGCCCCCCTGTGGTCCCTAACGACTATGTCCCCAGCCCCACGCGCAGCATGGGCCCAGCACAGCAGAGCCCCGTGCGCACGGCTTCAGTTAACCAGAGGAACCGCACGTACAG cagcagtggcagcagtggGGGCAGCCACCCcagcagccgcagcagcagccGAGAGAACAGTGGGAGTGGCAGCGTGGGCGTGCCCATCGCCGTgccaaccccctcccctcccagcgCCTTCCCAG GCAACGCTCCTCAGTTCTACAGCATGAACAGGCCGGGATCCCGACACAACAGCGCCTCGGCGGGGGGGTCCCTGCCGTACCGCCGCCCTCCCTCCGTGACTGGCCAGCCGAACCCGCCCCAAAGTCAGGTCAACGGAGGGCCGTACTACAACCAGAGCCAAG TCTCAgacgccccgcccccaccgccccccacagAGGAGCCGGTGTTTGAGGAgtcgcccccgccgccccctcctccgGAGGActacgaggaggaggagtcgGCCGTGGTGGAGTACAGCGACCCCTACGCGGAAGAGGACCCCCCCTGGGCGCCACGCACGTACCTGGAGAAAG TGGTGGCCATCTACGACTACGCCAGGGACAAGGAGGACGAGCTCTCCTTCCAGGAGGGCGCCATCATCTACGTGATCAAGAAGAACGACGACGGCTGGTACGAGGGCGTGATGTGCGGCACCACCGGCCTGTTTCCCGGCAACTACGTGGAGTCCATCATGCACTACGCCGACTGA
- the LOC135241413 gene encoding abl interactor 2 isoform X5, whose amino-acid sequence MAELQMLLEEEIPAGRRALLDSFTNLERVADYCENNYIQSPDKHRAFEETKNYTTQSLASVAYLINTLANNVLQMLDIQASQLRRMESSINHISQTVDIHKEKVARREIGILTTNKNTSRTHKIIAPANPERPVRYIRKPIDYNVLDDIGHGVKVSTQNMKMGGLPRTTPPTQKPPSPPMSGKGTIGRHSPYRTLEPVRPPVVPNDYVPSPTRSMGPAQQSPVRTASVNQRNRTYSSSGSSGGSHPSSRSSSRENSGSGSVGVPIAVPTPSPPSAFPGNAPQFYSMNRPGSRHNSASAGGSLPYRRPPSVTGQPNPPQSQVNGGPYYNQSQAPPPPSILQITPQLPLMGFVARVQETISDAPPPPPPTEEPVFEESPPPPPPPEDYEEEESAVVEYSDPYAEEDPPWAPRTYLEKVVAIYDYARDKEDELSFQEGAIIYVIKKNDDGWYEGVMCGTTGLFPGNYVESIMHYAD is encoded by the exons TCGCCCGATAAGCACAGAGCCTTCGAGGAAACCAAAAACTACACCACGCAGTCCCTGGCCAGCGTGGCCTACCTGATCAACACCTTGGCCAACAATGTCCTGCAGATGCTGGACATCCAGGCGTCCCAGCTGCGCCGCATGGAGTCATCAATCAACCACATCTCTCAG ACAGTGGACATCCACAAGGAGAAGGTGGCTAGGCGGGAGATTGGCATCCTGACCACCAATAAGAACACCTCCCGCACGCACAAGATCATCGCACCAGCCAATCCAGAGAGGCCCGTGCGCTACATTCGCAAGCCCATCGACTACAATGTGCTGGACGACATTGGCCATGGGGTGAAG GTCAGCACTCAGAACATGAAGATGGGCGGTCTCCCGCGCACGACCCCGCCCACCCAGAAGCCGCCTAGCCCGCCCATGTCGGGGAAGGGCACTATTGG gcGGCACTCCCCCTATAGGACCCTTGAGCCAGTGCGCCCCCCTGTGGTCCCTAACGACTATGTCCCCAGCCCCACGCGCAGCATGGGCCCAGCACAGCAGAGCCCCGTGCGCACGGCTTCAGTTAACCAGAGGAACCGCACGTACAG cagcagtggcagcagtggGGGCAGCCACCCcagcagccgcagcagcagccGAGAGAACAGTGGGAGTGGCAGCGTGGGCGTGCCCATCGCCGTgccaaccccctcccctcccagcgCCTTCCCAG GCAACGCTCCTCAGTTCTACAGCATGAACAGGCCGGGATCCCGACACAACAGCGCCTCGGCGGGGGGGTCCCTGCCGTACCGCCGCCCTCCCTCCGTGACTGGCCAGCCGAACCCGCCCCAAAGTCAGGTCAACGGAGGGCCGTACTACAACCAGAGCCAAG ctcctccgcccccctccatcCTGCAGATCACTCCCCAGCTTCCCCTGATGGGCTTCGTGGCTCGGGTTCAAGAGACCA TCTCAgacgccccgcccccaccgccccccacagAGGAGCCGGTGTTTGAGGAgtcgcccccgccgccccctcctccgGAGGActacgaggaggaggagtcgGCCGTGGTGGAGTACAGCGACCCCTACGCGGAAGAGGACCCCCCCTGGGCGCCACGCACGTACCTGGAGAAAG TGGTGGCCATCTACGACTACGCCAGGGACAAGGAGGACGAGCTCTCCTTCCAGGAGGGCGCCATCATCTACGTGATCAAGAAGAACGACGACGGCTGGTACGAGGGCGTGATGTGCGGCACCACCGGCCTGTTTCCCGGCAACTACGTGGAGTCCATCATGCACTACGCCGACTGA
- the LOC135241413 gene encoding abl interactor 2 isoform X10, with product MAELQMLLEEEIPAGRRALLDSFTNLERVADYCENNYIQSPDKHRAFEETKNYTTQSLASVAYLINTLANNVLQMLDIQASQLRRMESSINHISQTVDIHKEKVARREIGILTTNKNTSRTHKIIAPANPERPVRYIRKPIDYNVLDDIGHGVKVSTQNMKMGGLPRTTPPTQKPPSPPMSGKGTIGRHSPYRTLEPVRPPVVPNDYVPSPTRSMGPAQQSPVRTASVNQRNRTYSSGSSGGSHPSSRSSSRENSGSGSVGVPIAVPTPSPPSAFPGNAPQFYSMNRPGSRHNSASAGGSLPYRRPPSVTGQPNPPQSQVNGGPYYNQSQVSDAPPPPPPTEEPVFEESPPPPPPPEDYEEEESAVVEYSDPYAEEDPPWAPRTYLEKVVAIYDYARDKEDELSFQEGAIIYVIKKNDDGWYEGVMCGTTGLFPGNYVESIMHYAD from the exons TCGCCCGATAAGCACAGAGCCTTCGAGGAAACCAAAAACTACACCACGCAGTCCCTGGCCAGCGTGGCCTACCTGATCAACACCTTGGCCAACAATGTCCTGCAGATGCTGGACATCCAGGCGTCCCAGCTGCGCCGCATGGAGTCATCAATCAACCACATCTCTCAG ACAGTGGACATCCACAAGGAGAAGGTGGCTAGGCGGGAGATTGGCATCCTGACCACCAATAAGAACACCTCCCGCACGCACAAGATCATCGCACCAGCCAATCCAGAGAGGCCCGTGCGCTACATTCGCAAGCCCATCGACTACAATGTGCTGGACGACATTGGCCATGGGGTGAAG GTCAGCACTCAGAACATGAAGATGGGCGGTCTCCCGCGCACGACCCCGCCCACCCAGAAGCCGCCTAGCCCGCCCATGTCGGGGAAGGGCACTATTGG gcGGCACTCCCCCTATAGGACCCTTGAGCCAGTGCGCCCCCCTGTGGTCCCTAACGACTATGTCCCCAGCCCCACGCGCAGCATGGGCCCAGCACAGCAGAGCCCCGTGCGCACGGCTTCAGTTAACCAGAGGAACCGCACGTACAG cagtggcagcagtggGGGCAGCCACCCcagcagccgcagcagcagccGAGAGAACAGTGGGAGTGGCAGCGTGGGCGTGCCCATCGCCGTgccaaccccctcccctcccagcgCCTTCCCAG GCAACGCTCCTCAGTTCTACAGCATGAACAGGCCGGGATCCCGACACAACAGCGCCTCGGCGGGGGGGTCCCTGCCGTACCGCCGCCCTCCCTCCGTGACTGGCCAGCCGAACCCGCCCCAAAGTCAGGTCAACGGAGGGCCGTACTACAACCAGAGCCAAG TCTCAgacgccccgcccccaccgccccccacagAGGAGCCGGTGTTTGAGGAgtcgcccccgccgccccctcctccgGAGGActacgaggaggaggagtcgGCCGTGGTGGAGTACAGCGACCCCTACGCGGAAGAGGACCCCCCCTGGGCGCCACGCACGTACCTGGAGAAAG TGGTGGCCATCTACGACTACGCCAGGGACAAGGAGGACGAGCTCTCCTTCCAGGAGGGCGCCATCATCTACGTGATCAAGAAGAACGACGACGGCTGGTACGAGGGCGTGATGTGCGGCACCACCGGCCTGTTTCCCGGCAACTACGTGGAGTCCATCATGCACTACGCCGACTGA
- the LOC135241413 gene encoding abl interactor 2 isoform X4 — translation MAELQMLLEEEIPAGRRALLDSFTNLERVADYCENNYIQSPDKHRAFEETKNYTTQSLASVAYLINTLANNVLQMLDIQASQLRRMESSINHISQTVDIHKEKVARREIGILTTNKNTSRTHKIIAPANPERPVRYIRKPIDYNVLDDIGHGVKWLLRFKVSTQNMKMGGLPRTTPPTQKPPSPPMSGKGTIGRHSPYRTLEPVRPPVVPNDYVPSPTRSMGPAQQSPVRTASVNQRNRTYSSGSSGGSHPSSRSSSRENSGSGSVGVPIAVPTPSPPSAFPGNAPQFYSMNRPGSRHNSASAGGSLPYRRPPSVTGQPNPPQSQVNGGPYYNQSQAPPPPSILQITPQLPLMGFVARVQETISDAPPPPPPTEEPVFEESPPPPPPPEDYEEEESAVVEYSDPYAEEDPPWAPRTYLEKVVAIYDYARDKEDELSFQEGAIIYVIKKNDDGWYEGVMCGTTGLFPGNYVESIMHYAD, via the exons TCGCCCGATAAGCACAGAGCCTTCGAGGAAACCAAAAACTACACCACGCAGTCCCTGGCCAGCGTGGCCTACCTGATCAACACCTTGGCCAACAATGTCCTGCAGATGCTGGACATCCAGGCGTCCCAGCTGCGCCGCATGGAGTCATCAATCAACCACATCTCTCAG ACAGTGGACATCCACAAGGAGAAGGTGGCTAGGCGGGAGATTGGCATCCTGACCACCAATAAGAACACCTCCCGCACGCACAAGATCATCGCACCAGCCAATCCAGAGAGGCCCGTGCGCTACATTCGCAAGCCCATCGACTACAATGTGCTGGACGACATTGGCCATGGGGTGAAG TGGTTGCTTAGGTTTAAG GTCAGCACTCAGAACATGAAGATGGGCGGTCTCCCGCGCACGACCCCGCCCACCCAGAAGCCGCCTAGCCCGCCCATGTCGGGGAAGGGCACTATTGG gcGGCACTCCCCCTATAGGACCCTTGAGCCAGTGCGCCCCCCTGTGGTCCCTAACGACTATGTCCCCAGCCCCACGCGCAGCATGGGCCCAGCACAGCAGAGCCCCGTGCGCACGGCTTCAGTTAACCAGAGGAACCGCACGTACAG cagtggcagcagtggGGGCAGCCACCCcagcagccgcagcagcagccGAGAGAACAGTGGGAGTGGCAGCGTGGGCGTGCCCATCGCCGTgccaaccccctcccctcccagcgCCTTCCCAG GCAACGCTCCTCAGTTCTACAGCATGAACAGGCCGGGATCCCGACACAACAGCGCCTCGGCGGGGGGGTCCCTGCCGTACCGCCGCCCTCCCTCCGTGACTGGCCAGCCGAACCCGCCCCAAAGTCAGGTCAACGGAGGGCCGTACTACAACCAGAGCCAAG ctcctccgcccccctccatcCTGCAGATCACTCCCCAGCTTCCCCTGATGGGCTTCGTGGCTCGGGTTCAAGAGACCA TCTCAgacgccccgcccccaccgccccccacagAGGAGCCGGTGTTTGAGGAgtcgcccccgccgccccctcctccgGAGGActacgaggaggaggagtcgGCCGTGGTGGAGTACAGCGACCCCTACGCGGAAGAGGACCCCCCCTGGGCGCCACGCACGTACCTGGAGAAAG TGGTGGCCATCTACGACTACGCCAGGGACAAGGAGGACGAGCTCTCCTTCCAGGAGGGCGCCATCATCTACGTGATCAAGAAGAACGACGACGGCTGGTACGAGGGCGTGATGTGCGGCACCACCGGCCTGTTTCCCGGCAACTACGTGGAGTCCATCATGCACTACGCCGACTGA
- the LOC135241413 gene encoding abl interactor 2 isoform X3 encodes MAELQMLLEEEIPAGRRALLDSFTNLERVADYCENNYIQSPDKHRAFEETKNYTTQSLASVAYLINTLANNVLQMLDIQASQLRRMESSINHISQTVDIHKEKVARREIGILTTNKNTSRTHKIIAPANPERPVRYIRKPIDYNVLDDIGHGVKWLLRFKVSTQNMKMGGLPRTTPPTQKPPSPPMSGKGTIGRHSPYRTLEPVRPPVVPNDYVPSPTRSMGPAQQSPVRTASVNQRNRTYSSSGSSGGSHPSSRSSSRENSGSGSVGVPIAVPTPSPPSAFPGNAPQFYSMNRPGSRHNSASAGGSLPYRRPPSVTGQPNPPQSQVNGGPYYNQSQAPPPPSILQITPQLPLMGFVARVQETISDAPPPPPPTEEPVFEESPPPPPPPEDYEEEESAVVEYSDPYAEEDPPWAPRTYLEKVVAIYDYARDKEDELSFQEGAIIYVIKKNDDGWYEGVMCGTTGLFPGNYVESIMHYAD; translated from the exons TCGCCCGATAAGCACAGAGCCTTCGAGGAAACCAAAAACTACACCACGCAGTCCCTGGCCAGCGTGGCCTACCTGATCAACACCTTGGCCAACAATGTCCTGCAGATGCTGGACATCCAGGCGTCCCAGCTGCGCCGCATGGAGTCATCAATCAACCACATCTCTCAG ACAGTGGACATCCACAAGGAGAAGGTGGCTAGGCGGGAGATTGGCATCCTGACCACCAATAAGAACACCTCCCGCACGCACAAGATCATCGCACCAGCCAATCCAGAGAGGCCCGTGCGCTACATTCGCAAGCCCATCGACTACAATGTGCTGGACGACATTGGCCATGGGGTGAAG TGGTTGCTTAGGTTTAAG GTCAGCACTCAGAACATGAAGATGGGCGGTCTCCCGCGCACGACCCCGCCCACCCAGAAGCCGCCTAGCCCGCCCATGTCGGGGAAGGGCACTATTGG gcGGCACTCCCCCTATAGGACCCTTGAGCCAGTGCGCCCCCCTGTGGTCCCTAACGACTATGTCCCCAGCCCCACGCGCAGCATGGGCCCAGCACAGCAGAGCCCCGTGCGCACGGCTTCAGTTAACCAGAGGAACCGCACGTACAG cagcagtggcagcagtggGGGCAGCCACCCcagcagccgcagcagcagccGAGAGAACAGTGGGAGTGGCAGCGTGGGCGTGCCCATCGCCGTgccaaccccctcccctcccagcgCCTTCCCAG GCAACGCTCCTCAGTTCTACAGCATGAACAGGCCGGGATCCCGACACAACAGCGCCTCGGCGGGGGGGTCCCTGCCGTACCGCCGCCCTCCCTCCGTGACTGGCCAGCCGAACCCGCCCCAAAGTCAGGTCAACGGAGGGCCGTACTACAACCAGAGCCAAG ctcctccgcccccctccatcCTGCAGATCACTCCCCAGCTTCCCCTGATGGGCTTCGTGGCTCGGGTTCAAGAGACCA TCTCAgacgccccgcccccaccgccccccacagAGGAGCCGGTGTTTGAGGAgtcgcccccgccgccccctcctccgGAGGActacgaggaggaggagtcgGCCGTGGTGGAGTACAGCGACCCCTACGCGGAAGAGGACCCCCCCTGGGCGCCACGCACGTACCTGGAGAAAG TGGTGGCCATCTACGACTACGCCAGGGACAAGGAGGACGAGCTCTCCTTCCAGGAGGGCGCCATCATCTACGTGATCAAGAAGAACGACGACGGCTGGTACGAGGGCGTGATGTGCGGCACCACCGGCCTGTTTCCCGGCAACTACGTGGAGTCCATCATGCACTACGCCGACTGA